A section of the Streptomyces sp. NBC_01591 genome encodes:
- a CDS encoding SDR family NAD(P)-dependent oxidoreductase, with the protein MTGTSDFEGMNALVTGGASGIGAAVATMLLARGAQVAVLDRETAGAPAGVLALKADVTDDDAVREAVDRAAAELGALHTVVSNAGIGSIGTVEDNADNEWTRVLDINVLGMVRTARHALPHLRRAAADRPGAVSITQTCSIAATAGLPQRALYSASKGAVRSLTLAMAADHVREGIRVNCVNPGTADTPWIGRLLGQADDPAAERAALNARQPLGRLVSADEVAAAIVYLASPAAASVTGTALAVDGGMQGLRLRPAES; encoded by the coding sequence ATGACCGGAACGAGCGACTTCGAAGGAATGAACGCCCTGGTCACGGGCGGCGCCTCCGGCATCGGCGCCGCTGTCGCGACCATGCTGCTGGCGCGCGGCGCGCAGGTGGCCGTACTGGACCGGGAGACCGCGGGCGCCCCCGCCGGCGTCCTGGCCCTCAAGGCCGACGTCACCGACGACGACGCCGTGCGCGAGGCGGTCGACCGGGCCGCCGCCGAACTGGGCGCACTGCACACCGTCGTGTCCAACGCCGGCATCGGATCCATCGGCACCGTCGAGGACAACGCCGACAACGAGTGGACCCGGGTCCTGGACATCAACGTCCTCGGTATGGTCCGCACCGCCCGGCACGCCCTGCCCCATCTGCGGCGCGCGGCGGCCGACCGTCCCGGCGCCGTGTCGATCACCCAGACCTGCTCCATCGCCGCGACCGCCGGGCTGCCGCAGCGCGCCCTGTACAGCGCGAGCAAGGGCGCGGTCCGCTCGCTGACCCTGGCGATGGCCGCCGACCACGTCCGTGAGGGCATCCGGGTCAACTGCGTCAACCCCGGCACCGCGGACACCCCGTGGATCGGCCGGCTCCTCGGCCAGGCCGACGACCCGGCCGCCGAACGGGCCGCGCTCAACGCCCGCCAGCCGCTGGGACGGCTCGTCTCCGCCGACGAGGTCGCCGCCGCGATCGTCTACCTCGCGAGCCCCGCCGCCGCCTCGGTCACCGGCACGGCACTGGCCGTCGACGGCGGCATGCAGGGGCTGCGCCTGCGCCCCGCCGAGAGCTGA
- a CDS encoding enolase C-terminal domain-like protein, with product MSQTVTDFEVHDIRFPTSEQLDGSDAMNPDPDYSAAYVVLRTEVPDRTDGPDSGGGGIEGHGFCFTIGRGNEVMAAAIEALRPYLVGRPAPRTAADLAALHRELTHDSQLRWLGPEKGVMHMAAGAVVNAAWDLAAKLAGRPVWEFLAGMTPEELVSLVDFRYLTDALTPDEALAILRAAEPGRAERAERLRAEGYPAYTTSPGWLGYTDDKLVRLAKEAVADGFTQIKLKVGGSLRDDVRRLALARDAVGPDIRIAVDANQRWDVSDAVEWMTALAPYDPHWIEEPTSPDDILGHAAVRAGQPVKVATGEHVANRVVFKQLLQAGAVDFVQIDAARVAGVNENLAILLLAAKYGVPVCPHAGGVGLCELVQHLSMFDYVAVSGSWDNRVIEYVDHLHEHFADPTVIESGRYTAPSSPGFSARMLPDSIAAHRYPEGAVWQARQTTEEAGR from the coding sequence ATGAGTCAGACCGTCACGGATTTCGAGGTCCACGACATCCGTTTTCCGACCTCGGAACAACTGGACGGCTCGGACGCCATGAACCCCGATCCCGACTACTCGGCTGCCTACGTCGTACTGCGTACCGAAGTCCCCGACCGCACGGACGGCCCGGACAGCGGCGGTGGAGGCATCGAGGGACATGGCTTCTGTTTCACCATCGGGCGGGGCAACGAGGTGATGGCCGCCGCCATCGAGGCGTTGCGCCCCTACCTGGTGGGGCGCCCGGCGCCCCGCACCGCGGCCGATCTCGCCGCACTGCACCGTGAGCTCACCCATGACTCGCAACTGCGCTGGCTCGGCCCGGAGAAGGGCGTGATGCACATGGCGGCCGGCGCGGTCGTCAACGCCGCCTGGGACCTGGCGGCCAAGCTGGCGGGCAGGCCGGTCTGGGAGTTCCTCGCCGGGATGACGCCCGAGGAGCTCGTCTCCCTCGTCGACTTCCGCTACCTCACCGACGCCCTCACCCCCGACGAGGCCCTGGCGATCCTGCGGGCCGCCGAACCGGGCCGGGCCGAGCGCGCCGAGCGGCTGCGCGCCGAGGGATACCCGGCGTACACCACCTCGCCCGGCTGGCTGGGCTACACCGACGACAAGCTCGTCAGGCTCGCGAAGGAGGCCGTCGCCGACGGCTTCACCCAGATCAAGCTGAAGGTCGGCGGCAGCCTCCGCGACGACGTCCGCAGACTCGCCCTGGCCCGCGACGCCGTCGGGCCCGACATCCGGATCGCCGTCGACGCCAACCAGCGCTGGGACGTCTCGGACGCGGTCGAATGGATGACCGCGCTCGCGCCGTACGACCCGCACTGGATCGAGGAGCCGACCAGCCCCGACGACATCCTCGGCCACGCCGCCGTCCGGGCCGGTCAGCCGGTCAAGGTCGCCACCGGCGAACACGTCGCCAACCGGGTCGTGTTCAAGCAGCTGCTGCAGGCCGGCGCCGTCGACTTCGTCCAGATCGACGCGGCACGGGTCGCGGGCGTCAACGAGAACCTCGCGATCCTGCTGCTCGCCGCGAAGTACGGCGTACCGGTCTGCCCGCACGCGGGCGGGGTAGGACTCTGCGAGCTGGTGCAGCACCTCTCGATGTTCGACTACGTGGCGGTCTCCGGCAGTTGGGACAACCGAGTGATCGAGTACGTCGACCATCTCCACGAACACTTCGCCGACCCCACCGTGATCGAGTCCGGCCGCTACACCGCGCCGAGCTCCCCGGGCTTCTCCGCCCGGATGCTCCCCGATTCGATCGCCGCACACCGCTACCCGGAGGGCGCCGTATGGCAGGCCCGCCAAACCACCGAGGAGGCCGGCCGATGA
- a CDS encoding PAC2 family protein encodes MIELEGVPELIDPVMVAAFEGWNDAGDAASTAVAHLDREWKGEVFAALDAEDYYDFQVNRPTLWLDGGVRKITWPTTRLSVVRVGGDKPRDLVLVRGIEPSMRWRSFCNEILGFAHELGVEMVVVLGALLGDTPHTRPVPVSGVTSDPDLARTMDLEETRYEGPTGIVGILQEACTHAGVPAVSLWAAVPHYVSQPPNPKATLALLNRLEDLIGLRIPLGELPEDARAWQLGVDQLAAEDSEVAEYVQTLEEARDTAELPEASGEAIAREFERYLRRRDIGPGQTPGGHATESGDTSYLRDTSSGRTRPPKPVRPETGGDTGPGAPPAGGPGRQPPADREGDDDGDGEGPQDSSEDSPED; translated from the coding sequence GTGATCGAGCTCGAGGGGGTTCCCGAGCTGATCGACCCGGTCATGGTGGCCGCGTTCGAGGGATGGAACGACGCAGGGGACGCCGCCTCCACGGCGGTCGCACACCTGGACCGGGAGTGGAAGGGCGAGGTGTTCGCGGCGCTGGACGCCGAGGACTACTACGACTTCCAGGTCAACCGGCCGACGCTCTGGCTGGACGGCGGGGTGCGCAAGATCACCTGGCCGACCACCCGGCTCTCCGTGGTCCGCGTCGGCGGGGACAAGCCCCGCGATCTCGTCCTGGTCCGCGGTATCGAGCCATCCATGCGCTGGCGCTCGTTCTGCAACGAGATCCTGGGTTTCGCCCATGAGTTGGGGGTGGAGATGGTGGTGGTCCTGGGCGCCCTGCTCGGTGACACCCCGCACACCCGGCCGGTGCCGGTCAGCGGAGTCACCTCCGATCCGGACCTGGCGCGGACCATGGACCTGGAGGAGACCAGGTACGAGGGACCGACGGGCATCGTCGGCATCCTCCAGGAGGCCTGCACGCACGCGGGCGTGCCCGCGGTGAGCCTGTGGGCGGCGGTGCCGCACTACGTGTCGCAGCCGCCCAACCCGAAGGCCACACTCGCGCTGCTGAACCGCCTGGAGGACCTCATCGGTCTGCGCATCCCGCTGGGCGAACTGCCCGAGGACGCGCGCGCCTGGCAGCTCGGCGTCGACCAACTGGCCGCCGAGGACAGCGAGGTGGCCGAGTACGTCCAGACGCTGGAGGAGGCCCGGGACACCGCCGAGCTTCCCGAGGCGAGCGGCGAGGCCATCGCCCGGGAGTTCGAGCGCTATCTGCGCCGCAGGGACATCGGTCCGGGTCAGACGCCGGGCGGGCACGCGACGGAGAGCGGCGACACCTCGTACCTGCGCGACACCTCCAGCGGCCGCACCCGTCCGCCGAAGCCGGTCCGCCCCGAGACCGGGGGCGACACGGGCCCCGGCGCGCCGCCCGCGGGCGGACCCGGCCGGCAGCCACCGGCCGACCGGGAGGGCGACGACGACGGGGACGGCGAGGGTCCGCAGGATTCGTCGGAGGACTCCCCGGAGGACTGA
- a CDS encoding NPCBM/NEW2 domain-containing protein, giving the protein MQSSTRIRAAAVAALLGLLAVLSGPGAAQAGAAEPDTTVGDLTGFSADGSVYHLKAGAAEARVSFVSAETFRIELAPDGTFSDPAGDDIVLPQGTPPHTRWKERSDRYELSTGRVTLRAYKSPLRFALYRADGSQVWSEAKGLSWNGEKTTQTLARGADEQFYGAGMQNGRGNTSHRDKTVEVGVDYNWDDGGHPNSVPFYLSSAGYGVFRNTYAPNTYAFTDPVTTSAKEKRFDAYYFAGDSAKDVIGQYTKLTGKPFLPPVYGMEIGDADCYLHNANRGERHTLDALKVADGYVEHDMPNGWMLVNDGYGCGHEDLAETAKGLQDRDMQLGLWTQDGIDKIAEQVKAGQRVAKLDVAWIGAGYKFALDGCKDAYKGIEDNSDARGFTYAPESWSGAQRCGVQWSGDQYGTWDYIRWQIPTYAGATMSGLAYTTGDVDGIFGGSAKTYTRDLQWKMFLGTTMTMDGWAASDKQPFRYGEPYTTINRDYLKLKESLLPYQYSYAHEATKTGVGMVRPLVLEYPDDPKAATDAAKYEFMSGEDFLVAPVYQDSTERDGIYLPKGTWTDYWSGRTYQGPVTLDDYSAPLDTLPLFVKGGASVPMWPGIRSYKDRTAGSPLAWDIYPQGKSSFTLYEDDGVTRQHRDGKYATQRADVDGPARGAGDVTVRVGASKGEFTGKQSKRPYEFTVHTGSAPSAVELGGKLPRLGSAAAYKAAKQGWWYDRDDRGGVVKIKTAPLSTGKKFSVELKNTSAVGGRAAAASAVVSAPAGQEVGAGAEGTVAVDVTAGSADVTDAQVGLDVPEGWQVARAATVDRIPAGTTRRVEVSVTPAKDATAGEARITALVRYRSAGESRTATQRFAAGVMPPPPTGEAWASDLVWLKSANGYGPAERDRSNGESGATDGHPLTLAGKTYEKGIGTHADSDIEVYLGGRCTAFTADAGIDDEINGYGEVAFSVEADGKVLWTSPKVTGASATVPVDVKLDGARHVHLKVTDTNGSRTGDHGDWAAARFTCS; this is encoded by the coding sequence ATGCAATCATCAACGCGCATCAGAGCGGCGGCAGTTGCAGCCTTGCTGGGGCTGCTCGCCGTCCTCTCGGGCCCCGGCGCGGCCCAGGCCGGCGCCGCCGAGCCGGACACCACGGTCGGCGACCTCACCGGATTCTCCGCCGACGGATCCGTCTACCACCTGAAGGCCGGTGCCGCCGAGGCGCGGGTCAGCTTCGTCTCCGCCGAGACCTTCCGTATCGAACTCGCCCCGGACGGCACGTTCTCGGACCCGGCCGGCGACGACATAGTGCTGCCGCAGGGCACCCCGCCGCACACCCGGTGGAAGGAGCGGAGCGACCGCTACGAACTCTCCACCGGGCGCGTCACCCTGCGCGCCTACAAATCGCCCCTGCGCTTCGCCCTGTACCGGGCGGACGGCAGCCAGGTCTGGTCCGAGGCCAAGGGGCTGAGCTGGAACGGCGAGAAGACCACCCAGACGCTGGCCCGCGGCGCGGACGAGCAGTTCTACGGCGCCGGCATGCAGAACGGACGGGGCAACACCTCGCACCGCGACAAGACCGTAGAGGTCGGCGTCGACTACAACTGGGACGACGGCGGCCACCCCAACTCGGTGCCGTTCTACCTCTCCTCGGCCGGCTACGGCGTCTTCCGCAACACCTACGCGCCGAACACCTACGCCTTCACCGACCCGGTGACCACCAGCGCGAAGGAGAAGCGTTTCGACGCCTACTACTTCGCGGGCGACAGCGCCAAGGACGTCATCGGGCAGTACACGAAGCTCACCGGCAAGCCCTTCCTGCCGCCCGTGTACGGAATGGAGATCGGCGACGCCGACTGCTATCTCCACAACGCCAACCGCGGTGAGCGCCACACCCTGGACGCCCTGAAGGTCGCCGACGGTTACGTGGAGCACGACATGCCGAACGGCTGGATGCTCGTCAACGACGGCTACGGCTGCGGCCACGAGGACCTCGCCGAGACCGCCAAGGGCCTCCAGGACCGCGACATGCAGCTCGGCCTGTGGACCCAGGACGGCATCGACAAGATCGCCGAGCAGGTCAAGGCCGGTCAGCGGGTCGCCAAGCTGGACGTCGCCTGGATCGGCGCCGGCTACAAGTTCGCCCTGGACGGCTGCAAGGACGCGTACAAGGGCATCGAGGACAACAGTGACGCCCGCGGCTTCACCTACGCCCCCGAGAGCTGGTCGGGCGCCCAGCGCTGCGGTGTGCAGTGGTCCGGCGACCAGTACGGCACCTGGGACTACATCCGCTGGCAGATCCCGACCTACGCGGGCGCCACGATGTCCGGCCTCGCCTACACCACCGGCGACGTCGACGGAATCTTCGGCGGCAGCGCCAAGACCTACACCCGTGACCTCCAGTGGAAGATGTTCCTGGGGACCACGATGACGATGGACGGCTGGGCGGCCAGCGACAAGCAGCCCTTCCGGTACGGGGAGCCGTACACCACCATCAACCGCGACTACCTCAAGCTCAAGGAGTCGCTGCTTCCCTACCAGTACTCCTACGCGCACGAGGCGACGAAGACCGGCGTCGGCATGGTCCGCCCGCTCGTCCTCGAATACCCGGACGACCCGAAGGCGGCGACGGACGCGGCGAAGTACGAGTTCATGTCAGGCGAGGACTTCCTCGTCGCGCCGGTCTACCAGGACAGCACCGAGCGCGACGGCATCTACCTGCCGAAGGGCACCTGGACCGACTACTGGAGCGGCCGGACGTACCAGGGCCCGGTCACCCTCGACGACTACAGCGCCCCGCTCGACACCCTGCCGCTGTTCGTCAAGGGCGGTGCCAGTGTGCCGATGTGGCCGGGCATCCGCTCGTACAAGGACCGCACCGCCGGCTCCCCGCTCGCCTGGGACATCTACCCGCAGGGCAAGTCGTCCTTCACGCTGTACGAGGACGACGGCGTCACCCGGCAGCACCGCGACGGCAAGTACGCCACCCAGCGGGCCGATGTGGACGGACCGGCCCGGGGCGCGGGCGACGTGACCGTGCGGGTAGGCGCGAGCAAGGGGGAGTTCACGGGCAAGCAGAGCAAGCGCCCGTACGAGTTCACCGTGCACACCGGGTCCGCCCCGAGCGCGGTCGAGCTCGGCGGGAAGCTGCCCCGGCTGGGCTCCGCCGCCGCGTACAAGGCCGCGAAGCAGGGCTGGTGGTACGACCGGGACGACCGTGGCGGCGTCGTGAAGATCAAGACCGCGCCGCTGTCCACCGGCAAGAAGTTCTCCGTGGAGCTGAAGAACACCAGCGCGGTCGGCGGGCGGGCCGCCGCGGCGAGCGCCGTGGTCTCCGCGCCGGCCGGGCAGGAGGTCGGCGCCGGGGCCGAGGGCACCGTCGCCGTCGATGTCACCGCGGGCAGCGCCGATGTGACGGACGCCCAGGTCGGCCTGGACGTTCCCGAGGGCTGGCAGGTCGCACGGGCCGCGACGGTGGACCGGATCCCGGCGGGCACCACCCGACGGGTCGAGGTGTCCGTCACCCCCGCGAAGGACGCCACGGCGGGAGAGGCACGGATCACCGCACTCGTCCGCTACCGGTCGGCCGGTGAATCCCGGACCGCCACGCAGCGGTTCGCCGCCGGAGTGATGCCACCGCCGCCCACCGGCGAGGCCTGGGCGAGCGATCTGGTGTGGCTGAAGTCCGCCAACGGCTACGGACCGGCCGAACGGGACCGCAGCAACGGCGAGTCGGGCGCCACCGACGGGCACCCGCTGACCCTCGCCGGGAAGACGTACGAGAAGGGGATCGGCACCCATGCCGACTCCGACATCGAGGTCTATCTCGGCGGGCGCTGCACCGCGTTTACCGCGGACGCCGGGATCGACGACGAGATCAACGGCTACGGCGAAGTGGCCTTCTCGGTCGAGGCGGACGGCAAGGTGCTGTGGACCTCCCCGAAGGTGACCGGGGCCTCGGCGACCGTACCGGTCGACGTGAAGCTCGACGGTGCGCGCCATGTGCACCTGAAGGTCACGGACACCAACGGCTCCAGGACCGGTGACCACGGGGACTGGGCCGCCGCCCGGTTCACCTGTTCCTGA
- the mshC gene encoding cysteine--1-D-myo-inosityl 2-amino-2-deoxy-alpha-D-glucopyranoside ligase, translated as MHAWPASEVPALPGKGRDLRIHDTATGGRITLDPGPVARIYVCGITPYDATHMGHAATYNAFDLVQRVWLDTKRQVHYVQNVTDVDDPLLERAVRDGQDWTELAERETALFREDMTALRMLPPKHYIGAVEAIPGIVPLVERLRDAGAAYELDGDVYFSVETDPHFGEVSNLDAEAMRLLSAERGGDPERPGKKNPLDPMLWMAAREGEPSWDGASLGPGRPGWHIECVAIALDHLGMGFDVQGGGSDLAFPHHEMGASHAQVLTGEHPFAQAYVHAGMVGLDGEKMSKSRGNLVFVSKLRRDGVDPAAIRLALLSHHYRTDWEWTDQVLADAVERLARWRSAVSRPDGLPAEALVEEVREALADDLDAPAALAAVDRWAERQNAEGGTDEGAPGLVSRTVDALLGVAL; from the coding sequence ATGCATGCCTGGCCCGCTTCTGAGGTCCCCGCCCTGCCTGGCAAGGGCCGCGACCTTCGGATCCACGACACCGCGACCGGCGGACGGATCACTCTTGACCCCGGTCCCGTCGCCCGCATCTACGTCTGCGGCATCACGCCGTACGACGCGACCCACATGGGTCATGCGGCGACCTACAACGCGTTCGACCTCGTTCAGCGCGTGTGGCTCGACACCAAGCGGCAGGTCCACTATGTCCAGAACGTGACCGACGTGGACGACCCGCTGCTGGAGCGGGCCGTGCGCGACGGTCAGGACTGGACCGAGCTCGCCGAGCGCGAGACGGCCCTGTTCCGCGAGGACATGACTGCCCTGCGCATGCTTCCGCCGAAGCACTACATCGGTGCCGTGGAGGCGATACCCGGCATCGTCCCGCTCGTGGAACGGCTCCGCGACGCCGGCGCCGCCTACGAACTCGACGGCGACGTCTACTTTTCCGTCGAGACCGACCCGCACTTCGGCGAGGTCTCCAACCTCGACGCCGAGGCGATGCGGCTGCTCTCCGCCGAGCGCGGCGGCGACCCGGAGCGCCCCGGCAAGAAGAACCCCCTCGACCCGATGCTCTGGATGGCCGCCCGCGAGGGCGAGCCGAGCTGGGACGGCGCCTCGCTCGGCCCCGGCCGGCCCGGCTGGCACATCGAATGCGTCGCCATCGCCCTGGACCACCTCGGCATGGGCTTCGACGTCCAGGGCGGCGGGTCCGACCTCGCCTTCCCGCACCACGAGATGGGCGCCTCGCACGCCCAGGTGCTGACTGGCGAACACCCCTTCGCCCAGGCCTACGTGCACGCCGGAATGGTCGGCCTGGACGGCGAGAAGATGTCCAAGTCCAGGGGCAACCTGGTCTTCGTCTCGAAGCTGCGCCGCGACGGCGTGGATCCGGCGGCGATCCGGCTGGCACTGCTGTCGCACCACTACCGGACCGACTGGGAGTGGACGGACCAGGTGCTCGCCGACGCGGTGGAGCGGCTCGCCCGGTGGCGGTCCGCCGTCTCCCGGCCCGACGGGCTGCCCGCCGAGGCCCTGGTCGAGGAGGTCCGCGAGGCCCTCGCCGACGACCTGGACGCGCCGGCCGCGCTGGCCGCCGTGGACCGCTGGGCCGAGCGCCAGAACGCGGAGGGCGGTACGGACGAGGGCGCACCCGGCCTCGTCTCGCGCACCGTCGACGCACTGCTGGGTGTCGCCCTGTAG
- a CDS encoding SCO1664 family protein produces the protein MPAPERIPSRSLTGTELVALLTEGELTVLGQIRGASNAVLYCSVARDGEQATCVYKPVAGEQPLWDFPDGTLARREVAAYEISEATGWGLVPPTVLRDGPYGEGMCQLWIDAVPRDEAAGEDDEAGEAGEPPLLALVEDEEPGEGWKAVAHAEVGEGRTALLVHADDARLRRLAVLDAVINNGDRKGGHLLPAPDGRLYGIDHGVTFNSDDKLRTLLWGWAGEPLTAEAVEVVERLGAELAPGTPLVTRLGELITEVEIEALRGRVAGLRATGRHPEPSGEWPSIPWPPV, from the coding sequence ATGCCCGCGCCAGAACGGATACCGTCGCGGAGCCTGACCGGCACCGAGCTGGTCGCTCTGCTCACCGAGGGCGAGCTCACCGTCCTCGGACAGATCCGCGGGGCGTCCAACGCGGTGCTGTACTGCTCGGTCGCGCGCGACGGCGAGCAGGCGACCTGCGTCTACAAGCCCGTGGCCGGCGAACAGCCCCTGTGGGACTTCCCGGACGGCACGCTCGCCCGGCGCGAGGTGGCCGCGTACGAGATCTCCGAGGCGACCGGCTGGGGCCTCGTACCGCCCACCGTGCTGCGGGACGGTCCGTACGGCGAGGGCATGTGCCAGCTGTGGATCGACGCGGTCCCCCGTGACGAAGCGGCCGGCGAGGACGACGAGGCCGGTGAGGCGGGCGAGCCCCCGCTGCTCGCGCTCGTCGAGGACGAGGAGCCCGGGGAGGGCTGGAAGGCCGTCGCCCACGCCGAGGTCGGCGAGGGGAGGACGGCCCTGCTGGTCCACGCGGACGACGCGCGGCTGCGGCGGCTGGCCGTCCTCGACGCCGTGATCAACAACGGGGACCGCAAGGGCGGCCATCTGCTGCCCGCACCCGACGGCAGGCTCTACGGCATCGACCACGGTGTGACGTTCAACTCCGACGACAAGCTGCGCACGCTGCTCTGGGGGTGGGCGGGGGAGCCGCTGACGGCCGAGGCCGTCGAGGTCGTCGAACGGCTGGGGGCGGAACTCGCGCCGGGGACCCCGCTCGTCACCCGGCTGGGCGAGCTGATCACCGAGGTCGAGATCGAGGCGTTGCGGGGCCGCGTGGCGGGGCTGAGGGCGACCGGTAGGCACCCGGAGCCGAGCGGGGAGTGGCCGTCGATCCCCTGGCCGCCGGTCTGA
- a CDS encoding DUF3090 domain-containing protein produces the protein MSRQVFLYDPPDRFVAGTVGLPGRRTFFLQASSGGRVTSVALEKTQVAALAERIDELLDEVVRRTGGNSPVPAVAPMDVTDTAPLDVPVEEEFRVGTMALAWDGEEQRMIVEAQALVELDVDSDEDLAEAEERLLQDEENGPPMLRVRLSGAQARAFAKRALDVVNAGRPPCPLCSLPLDPEGHVCPRQNGYRRGA, from the coding sequence GTGTCCCGTCAGGTGTTCCTCTACGACCCCCCGGACCGTTTCGTGGCCGGTACGGTCGGGTTGCCTGGACGTCGTACGTTCTTCCTGCAGGCATCCTCAGGCGGACGTGTCACCAGCGTGGCCCTGGAGAAGACCCAGGTCGCCGCGCTCGCCGAGCGGATCGACGAACTGCTCGACGAGGTGGTGCGGCGGACCGGCGGAAACTCCCCGGTGCCCGCCGTGGCGCCGATGGACGTCACCGACACCGCGCCCCTGGACGTTCCCGTCGAGGAGGAGTTCCGGGTCGGCACGATGGCGCTCGCCTGGGACGGCGAGGAACAGCGCATGATCGTCGAGGCGCAGGCGCTGGTCGAGCTGGACGTGGACTCCGACGAGGATCTCGCCGAGGCCGAGGAACGGCTGCTGCAGGACGAGGAGAACGGTCCGCCGATGCTCCGGGTCCGCCTCAGCGGCGCGCAGGCCCGGGCCTTCGCCAAGCGCGCCCTGGACGTGGTGAACGCCGGACGTCCGCCGTGCCCGCTGTGCAGCCTGCCGCTCGACCCGGAAGGACATGTATGCCCGCGCCAGAACGGATACCGTCGCGGAGCCTGA
- a CDS encoding histidine phosphatase family protein: MPTLILVRHGRSTANTAGVLAGRTPGVALDERGAEQAAALPGRLAGLPLAAAVSSPLQRCRETLRPLLAARPELELHTEERISECDYGDWSGRKLAELADEPLMGVVQQHPSAAAFPGGESMRGMQARAVDAVRDWNARVEAGHGDDAVYVMCSHGDIIKALVADALGMHLDLFQRIHADPCSVTAIRYTRLRPFLLRLGDTGDLASLAPREHTGGAEPGPHPATDADAAVGGGAGAP, encoded by the coding sequence ATGCCCACCCTGATCCTCGTACGCCACGGACGCTCCACCGCCAACACGGCCGGGGTGCTCGCGGGCCGCACCCCCGGTGTCGCGCTCGACGAGCGCGGTGCCGAACAGGCCGCGGCACTGCCCGGACGGCTCGCCGGGCTGCCCCTGGCCGCCGCCGTCAGCAGTCCGCTGCAGCGCTGCCGGGAGACCCTGCGACCGCTGCTCGCCGCCCGGCCGGAGCTGGAACTGCACACCGAGGAGCGGATCAGCGAGTGCGACTACGGTGACTGGTCGGGGCGAAAGCTCGCGGAGCTCGCCGACGAACCGCTGATGGGCGTCGTGCAGCAGCACCCGTCGGCCGCGGCGTTCCCCGGCGGCGAGTCGATGCGCGGCATGCAGGCGCGCGCCGTCGACGCGGTACGGGACTGGAACGCCCGCGTCGAGGCGGGGCACGGCGACGACGCCGTCTACGTGATGTGCTCGCACGGCGACATCATCAAGGCCCTCGTCGCCGATGCGCTCGGCATGCATCTCGACCTCTTCCAGCGGATCCACGCCGACCCCTGCTCGGTCACCGCGATCCGCTACACCAGGCTGCGGCCCTTCCTGCTGCGGCTCGGCGACACCGGGGACCTCGCGTCGCTGGCGCCGCGCGAGCACACCGGCGGGGCGGAGCCGGGCCCGCACCCGGCGACGGACGCGGACGCGGCTGTCGGGGGCGGCGCTGGGGCGCCGTGA
- the corA gene encoding magnesium/cobalt transporter CorA, whose protein sequence is MRAVIVDCAIYRDGRRTDGPADLSDALDEARATGDAFLWIGLHEPTEKEFELVSSEFGLHPLAVEDALSAHQRPKLEVYDDSLFAVIKPVVYEQASDTVTTDELMAFIGDSFVVTVRHGEGAPLAAVRRRLEAEPEVLKHGPTAVLYAISDAVVDHYIEVAGELQVDLEELEAEVFAPAGVGDTKSTASRIYTFKRQILEFRRATGPLSAPMARLASADVPFVHEHSQPFFRDVSDHLTRANEYVEGLDRLLSDILSAHLAQVGVRQNDDMRKISAWAAMAAVPTMVAGVYGMNFEHMPELGYVWAYPVLIALMAAAVFALYRQFKRRGWL, encoded by the coding sequence ATGCGCGCCGTGATCGTGGACTGTGCCATCTACCGGGACGGGCGCCGCACCGACGGCCCCGCCGACTTGTCCGATGCCCTCGACGAGGCACGGGCCACCGGGGACGCGTTTCTCTGGATCGGGCTGCACGAGCCGACGGAGAAGGAGTTCGAGCTCGTCAGCAGCGAGTTCGGACTGCATCCGCTGGCGGTGGAGGACGCCCTGAGCGCGCACCAGCGCCCCAAGCTGGAGGTGTACGACGACTCGCTCTTCGCGGTCATCAAACCGGTGGTGTACGAGCAGGCGAGCGACACGGTCACCACCGACGAGCTGATGGCCTTCATAGGCGACTCGTTCGTCGTGACGGTCCGGCACGGGGAGGGCGCGCCGCTCGCCGCGGTGCGCCGCCGGCTGGAGGCCGAGCCGGAGGTGCTCAAGCACGGGCCGACCGCGGTGCTGTACGCGATCAGCGATGCCGTCGTCGACCACTACATCGAGGTCGCGGGCGAGCTCCAGGTCGACCTGGAGGAGCTGGAGGCCGAGGTGTTCGCGCCGGCCGGGGTCGGTGACACCAAGAGCACCGCGTCCCGCATCTACACCTTCAAGCGGCAGATCCTGGAGTTCCGCCGGGCCACGGGGCCGCTGAGCGCCCCCATGGCCCGGCTGGCGAGCGCGGACGTGCCGTTCGTCCACGAGCACTCGCAGCCGTTCTTCCGCGACGTCAGCGACCATCTGACGCGTGCCAACGAGTACGTGGAGGGGCTGGACCGGCTGCTCTCCGACATCCTCTCGGCCCATCTGGCCCAGGTGGGGGTGCGGCAGAACGACGACATGCGCAAGATCTCGGCCTGGGCGGCGATGGCCGCCGTGCCGACCATGGTGGCGGGGGTCTACGGCATGAACTTCGAGCACATGCCGGAGCTCGGCTATGTGTGGGCCTATCCGGTGCTGATCGCACTGATGGCCGCCGCGGTCTTCGCGCTGTACCGGCAGTTCAAGCGCCGCGGCTGGCTCTGA